Genomic window (Leptospira kirschneri serovar Cynopteri str. 3522 CT):
ACCTTCCGGACACGGGGATTTATATGCCCTCGATAATCTATATCTTTCTCCCTTGAGAGAGAATGAGGTTTGGGATTTTTCCAAATTGGTTCAATTTTCTCCATTCAATTTTGGTTTTTTTTGTATGAGAGCCGCATTATCGGTTCGTTGTGAGCAAAAAATTATTGCACAAGGATTCAGTCCGGGATTCGTTCTGGGACTTTCTAAAATCGATGAATTTGAACATTTGAATTTATTTCAGACGAAGGGTTTTATTCCTAAAGTTTTCGGAAAAGAATTTCCTATGAAAATAAATTCTACAATTCATCCAATTTTGAACCCAGTTCTTGCTACTTATGAAAAGATGTTATTTGAAGAATGGGATCCGCAAGCGTTTGCCTTAGAAGGTCATTTTGAAAATCGTGAAATTTTAATCGCTGGGGTAGTTCTTCCGGAAGAGGAAAAAAATCTTCCAAAACTTT
Coding sequences:
- a CDS encoding LIC11631 family protein, which encodes MTGTQKTQKHSIFSPSGHGDLYALDNLYLSPLRENEVWDFSKLVQFSPFNFGFFCMRAALSVRCEQKIIAQGFSPGFVLGLSKIDEFEHLNLFQTKGFIPKVFGKEFPMKINSTIHPILNPVLATYEKMLFEEWDPQAFALEGHFENREILIAGVVLPEEEKNLPKLLKHLIQLLSGKSGKFYLRTGKHSYLCLKKEKESLGPIFFQGKEKIWSSFVFLILEIEKF